The genome window AAAGTGGTGCGCATGAATCAACGTTTGCTGAAGCGCACCCACTGTTCGTAATGACTGTAGAGGTAATCCCGTGACTTTGAGACCTGCGATCGTTCTGCGTAGCCTGTTGCTGCTGGCGCTGTTGTTACCGTCACTCGGTGTTGCTGCGGAGCGGGTGGATTACGTAATCGAAAACGGCACGCTGCACGACGGAACCGGTCAGGTGATTGAGCAGGGACACGTGGCGGTGCGGGACGGGAAAATCGTTTCCGTCGGACCCGGTAAGGGGCCGGCGAGCGAGACCCGCATCGATGCGAGCGGACTGATTGTCTGTCCGGGATTCATCGACCTGCATACTCACAGTGATCGGGGCATCGTCAATCCCAAGGCCCGGGGCGCGGTGAACTACCTGATGCAGGGCTGCACGACATCGGTGACCGGTAACTGCGGGATGGGGCCCATCGAAGTCAAAGAATTCTATGACAAAGTCGATCTGGCGGGCGCGGGAACCAATGTAGCGCATCTGTTGCCTCAAGGTGAACTGCGTTCGCAGGTGATTGGCAAGGTCAATCGCAAAGCGACCAAAGCGGAACTGCAGGAGATGCAGCAGCGGGCAGCCCGGGCGATGCAGGAAGGGGCCTGGGGGATGTCGACCGGCCTGATTTATACTCCCAGCACTTACGCGGACACGGAAGAACTGATCGCGCTCGCCCGCGTGATTGGTAAAGCCGGGGGGATTTATGCCAGCCACATTCGCGGTGAGGAGGACGGACTGCTCGGTTCCTATCAGGAAGCGATTCGCATTGGTCGTGAGGCAGAAGTTCCGGTGCACTTCTCCCATATGAAAGTGAAGGGGACCCCGAACTGGGGCAACCTGCGTCTGGCGATCAATATGATCAAACAGGCCCGCAAGACAGGTCAGCGGGTGACCGCCGATCAGTATCCCTATATCGCTGCGAGTACCTCGCTGGCTGCAACGGTCTTTCCCCCCTGGTCGATGTCCGGCGGGAGAGAAGAACTGGTCAAGCGGCTGGATACAGCAGATGTCGGTGAAAAGATCCGGGCTGCGGTCGCCCAGAGCCTGCGCATCAAAGAAGACGGCAAGCAGATCGTGATTGCTCAATATGGCCCGCGACCGGAATGGGTGGGTCGGCACTTGCGCGAGATTGCGAAACAGGAAGAGAAATCGCCGCTGCAGATTACAGAGGAAATCATTCGCAACGGGGGAGCGCAGATTGTGAACTTCGCCATGAATGAAGAGGAAGTCCGCATGGCGATGCAGCATCCATGGGTGGCGACCGCCTCGGATGGCGGGGTGATGATTCCTGATGCCACGCGTCCACATCCACGAAATTATGGTGCCTTTCCCCGTAAGATCGGCCATTACGCGATTCGCGAACAGGTGCTGCCATTGAACCAGGCAATTCGCAGTGCCACGGGGCTGCCGGCTGAGATCCTGGGATTGACCGATCGAGGATTTCTCAAACCGGGACAGGCGGCGGATATCGTCGTCTTCGATCCGAAAACCATCATCGATACGGCGACGTTTGAAAATCCGCATCAGTACGCGGAAGGCATGCGGTATGTCTTTGTGAATGGGGTGGCCGCCGTCCATGGAGGCACGCCGACCGGTGCCCTTGCTGGACGGGCGCTGCGAAAGCCGTCTACTCCCTGAGTGCTACCACGTCTCAGGCATTAAAGTTCTTCACGCTTCATTATTAACTTATCTCTTTTGGGGATCACGCTATGAATACCGTTGTACCTGCCGTGGAAAAAACGCCGGTGCCTGGACTGGACATCATCAATGAGTACCGCCGGATTGCGATCGCAGTCGGTGATGATGCCCCGCTGTCGAACTCAAAGACCGCCATCAGCCTGCTCCGCTACCGGGGCGAGCACTGTCTGGCTGTGATCGATCCGGCGCACCAGGGGAAAACCACCCAGGACCTGTATGGCGTTGGGGGAAGCACTCCGGTCGTTGGTTCGCTGTCGGATGTGGCCTCTCCCGATGCACTGTTTATCGGGATTTCACCTCCAGGCGGTCAGATGCCGGAATCACTGAGCCGGGTGATCGCGGAAGGTGTGGACCGCGGGCTGGATATCGTTTCCGGTCTGCACGAGTTTCTGGTTGAGAACGAAGATTTCTGCCAGGCGGCGCAGCGGACTGGCAGTCGGCTGATTGATGTCCGCCGGAACCAGCATCGCCAGACGGCTCGCTGTGCCGAGTTTCGGGATGGCTGTTTGCGGATTCACGCTGTCGGTCAGGATTGCAGCGTGGGCAAAATGGTGACGATGCTCGAACTCGAACGGGGTCTGCAGCAGCGTCAGCGGGATGCGAAGTTCCTGGCGACGGGACAGACGGGGATCATGATCAAGGGGAACGGCGTTCCTGTCGACTGTGTCGTTTCCGACTTTGTCAACGGAGCCGTGGAGGAGATGGTGCTGCAGCATGAACAGCATGAGATTCTACTCATCGAAGGGCAGGGGAGTATCACACATCCAGCCTTTTCGGCGGTGACACTGGGTCTGTTGCATGGCTGTGCACCGCAGGGGTTGATTCTCTGTTACGAAGCAGCCCGTCCCCATGTGAAAGCAATGCCGCATGTGCCACTCAAGTCACTGGAACGCTACCGGGAACTTTACGAGCAGCTCGCTTCGGAACGGTTCCCCGCGGAAGTGATTGGCGTTGCCATGAACGGTCGCAATCTCACTGAAGCAGAAGCGGACATCGAGAAACAGCAGGTGCAGCAACGACTGGGCTTACCGGTCTGTGATGTCTACCGCGATGGACCGGATCTCCTGGTTGATGCCGTGTTGAATCTGAGAGGGAGGCTGTTCGCGTGAAACTGGAATGGCGGCGGGTCAGCCTGCCTTTGAAAGATCCCTTCACGATCGCCCGTGGCACGCTGCACCATCAGCAGTGCCTGATCGTGAGTCTGATGCAGGACGGTGTGAGCGGATTTGGCGAAGTTACCTGCAACAATTATTATGGTCACACGTACGAATCGCTGGAAGCGGCGCTCAGCCTGGTCCACGATGCGATCGCAGATCAGCCGTTGATGCATCCGCGAGAGCTGTATGAAGTCTGCCAGGCTGTCATTCCTGCAGACCGGTTTGCGCTTTCCGTCATCGATGGAGCGGCCTACGATCTATACGGCAAGGCTCAGGGAATTCGCACGACTGAAATCCTGGGGCTAACCACGACTGCTGAGACCCGTTCGAGTTATACCCTGGGCATCGACTCGATTGAGGAAATGATTCGCAAATATCGTGATCAGCCCGATTGGCCTGTCTACAAGATCAAGCTGGGAACGCCGCACGATCTGGAGATTGTGGAGGCTCTGCGGTCAGTGACGGACGCGACGATTCGTGTCGACGCGAACTGTGCCTGGACCGTGGAGCAGACGATAACGAATTCGCATGCACTCCGGGAGTTGGGAGTGGAGTTCATCGAACAGCCGTTGCCGGCCGATGCATCTCCTGCTGCGCAGCGGGAAGTCTTTGAGCAGAGTGCGCTGCCCGTGATTGCGGATGAGAGCTGCCGAACCGAAGAGGATGTGGCCCGCTGTGAAGGTCTGTTTCACGGGATTAATGTCAAGCTGTGCAAATGCGGCGGATTGACGCCTGCGAGCCGGATGTTGCAGCAGGCTCGCGCACTGGGAATGAAAACGATGGTCGGTTGTATGATTGAATCGACGGTCGGTATCTCGGCTGCAGCGCAGTTGCTACCGTTACTCGACTATGCTGACTTCGATGGGGCCAACCTGCTGGCGGAAGACGTGGCGCGGGGAGTTCGCATTCACAACGGGGAAGTCGAATTCAGTACTGTGCCCGGGAATGGGATTGAACTGCTGATCTGAGGCAGAAACGTGACTGCCTGCTTTGTTTTCAGTGGACATTCTTTATCTGGCTCGTTTTTCGATCTATTTTCGATTCATCAGTTATTATCTGTACCCGAGGCGTGTAGAATTTCGCATGACAAACCAGAAGTGACAGGAAGTACTGCTTCTGCTGAAACCCTGATTGATTTCCCGGGGAGCCCTGCGAGTCGATGACGAAGAGATATGGTTTCTGGACACTGACCTTTCTGGTCATTGCGAATATGATTGGAGCCGGAGTCTTTACGACCTCCGGTTTCTCGCTCATGGATCTGGGATCTCCCGGACTGGTAGTTCTCGCCTGGGTAGCGGGGGGATTGATCGCGATTGCGGGCGCCTTCAGTTATGGGCAGCTGATTAAAGCCATGCCGGAATCGGGGGGCGAATATCTGTTTCTGTCGAGAGCCGCACATCCGTTACTCGGGTTCATCGCGGGCTGGGTGTCGTTGATTGCAGGCTTTTCCGGTGCGATCGCGTTTGCTGCGACTGCGCTGGAAGCGTATGTCCTGCCGGAAGGCACGCGTCCCGGATGGATGCCGGCGGGGACGCTGGCGGTCTGTTCGATTCTGCTGGCCGGCGTGTTTCATGGCAGGAATCCACGACTGGGAGCTTTGGTACAGAATTCGGTCGTGGTGCTCAAACTGGTACTGCTGTCTGCCATTCTGATGTTTGCTGCAGCTCAGTTCTCCAGTGAGACGATGCCCGGCGTCTCTGCGCCGACCGTCGAGTTGACCGGCTGGGCGCTGGTCAGTGCGTTCGCAGGATCTCTGGTCTGGATTTCTTTGAGTTATTCGGGTTTCAATGCCGCGGTCTATGTGGCGGATGAAGTCGAAGCGGCGAATCGCTCGATTCCCCGGGCGATGGTTGCCGGCACCGGGATCGTGATGGTACTCTATCTGTTGTTGAACGCGGTTTTCGTGTATGCACCGCCGCCCGAGGAGATTAAAGGTCAGGCGGATGTGGCGACCATTACGGCGGAATTCATCGGGGGAATCGCTTTCGCGAGTTTCGTGCGCTGGACCATCGTCACCTGCCTGCTGACCTCGGTCTTCAGTATGATCATGACCGCACCCCGGGTTTACGCCAAGATGGCGGATGATGGCCTGTTACCTGGATTTATCCGGATGCAGGGGGGGAGCCCGGTCCGGGCGATTCTTTTGCAGGTCGCACTGGCTGTGCTTTTGGTGTTAATCTCCAGTCTGCAGGGGCTGCTGTCCTATCTGGGACTGACGCTGTCGATTTCTGCCGCCGGTTCGGTATTCTGCCTGTTTCTATCCGGTGTCCGTACGAAGCCGCTCTCGCATTATTCGAATCTGATTCCCCTGCTGTTCATTCTCTGCACCCTTATCGCAGCGGGAATTATGGTCAGTTTCAATCCCTGGCAGCTGCTGGGAACCGGAATTACGTTCGCGATTGGCGCAGTGGCCTATGTGCTGACGCGGATCTATCGTCCGAAAGCCGATTTACTCGCTTCACCCGGAATTGAAGAGGCTCTGGCAGAAGACATGCAGGAACCTCCACGATCCTGAAGCTGACTGTCTAAGTTCTACTGATGTCAGATTTGAACAGTAGTCAGACCGTCTGCTGGTTCTATAAATTATACTGAATATGTTTTATTACCTGGCTTACGTCTCTCCCTCAATTGTAAAGGTCGACAGTGATGGCGATTGCCCAAGCGGGGCGAATGCAGTGTATGGAAGTCTGGGGTGGAAATCAGAGCGTGGATCGTAAACTGACGACCACGGGGCTCGATCTCTGGGTCTACAGTCAGCCGCATGCTGCTTCCCGTTCGGGAGGGGACGTGTATTACGTTTCCTCCTGTTCTTCCGGCAGGATCACCCGCTTGCTGCTGGCTGATGTGAGTGGTCATGGCGAAGTGGTCGCGGCCCGGGCCAACGTGCTGCGGAATCTGATGCGGCGCCACATCAATCATATCAATCAGGCCTCCCTGGTCGAAGCTATCAATGATGATTTCGAATCCGAATCCCGAACGGGAGCGTTTGCGACCGCTGTGATTGGAACCTTCTTCGCTCCCAC of Gimesia sp. contains these proteins:
- a CDS encoding DUF1611 domain-containing protein gives rise to the protein MNTVVPAVEKTPVPGLDIINEYRRIAIAVGDDAPLSNSKTAISLLRYRGEHCLAVIDPAHQGKTTQDLYGVGGSTPVVGSLSDVASPDALFIGISPPGGQMPESLSRVIAEGVDRGLDIVSGLHEFLVENEDFCQAAQRTGSRLIDVRRNQHRQTARCAEFRDGCLRIHAVGQDCSVGKMVTMLELERGLQQRQRDAKFLATGQTGIMIKGNGVPVDCVVSDFVNGAVEEMVLQHEQHEILLIEGQGSITHPAFSAVTLGLLHGCAPQGLILCYEAARPHVKAMPHVPLKSLERYRELYEQLASERFPAEVIGVAMNGRNLTEAEADIEKQQVQQRLGLPVCDVYRDGPDLLVDAVLNLRGRLFA
- a CDS encoding D-aminoacylase, translated to MTLRPAIVLRSLLLLALLLPSLGVAAERVDYVIENGTLHDGTGQVIEQGHVAVRDGKIVSVGPGKGPASETRIDASGLIVCPGFIDLHTHSDRGIVNPKARGAVNYLMQGCTTSVTGNCGMGPIEVKEFYDKVDLAGAGTNVAHLLPQGELRSQVIGKVNRKATKAELQEMQQRAARAMQEGAWGMSTGLIYTPSTYADTEELIALARVIGKAGGIYASHIRGEEDGLLGSYQEAIRIGREAEVPVHFSHMKVKGTPNWGNLRLAINMIKQARKTGQRVTADQYPYIAASTSLAATVFPPWSMSGGREELVKRLDTADVGEKIRAAVAQSLRIKEDGKQIVIAQYGPRPEWVGRHLREIAKQEEKSPLQITEEIIRNGGAQIVNFAMNEEEVRMAMQHPWVATASDGGVMIPDATRPHPRNYGAFPRKIGHYAIREQVLPLNQAIRSATGLPAEILGLTDRGFLKPGQAADIVVFDPKTIIDTATFENPHQYAEGMRYVFVNGVAAVHGGTPTGALAGRALRKPSTP
- a CDS encoding APC family permease, yielding MTKRYGFWTLTFLVIANMIGAGVFTTSGFSLMDLGSPGLVVLAWVAGGLIAIAGAFSYGQLIKAMPESGGEYLFLSRAAHPLLGFIAGWVSLIAGFSGAIAFAATALEAYVLPEGTRPGWMPAGTLAVCSILLAGVFHGRNPRLGALVQNSVVVLKLVLLSAILMFAAAQFSSETMPGVSAPTVELTGWALVSAFAGSLVWISLSYSGFNAAVYVADEVEAANRSIPRAMVAGTGIVMVLYLLLNAVFVYAPPPEEIKGQADVATITAEFIGGIAFASFVRWTIVTCLLTSVFSMIMTAPRVYAKMADDGLLPGFIRMQGGSPVRAILLQVALAVLLVLISSLQGLLSYLGLTLSISAAGSVFCLFLSGVRTKPLSHYSNLIPLLFILCTLIAAGIMVSFNPWQLLGTGITFAIGAVAYVLTRIYRPKADLLASPGIEEALAEDMQEPPRS
- a CDS encoding dipeptide epimerase, yielding MKLEWRRVSLPLKDPFTIARGTLHHQQCLIVSLMQDGVSGFGEVTCNNYYGHTYESLEAALSLVHDAIADQPLMHPRELYEVCQAVIPADRFALSVIDGAAYDLYGKAQGIRTTEILGLTTTAETRSSYTLGIDSIEEMIRKYRDQPDWPVYKIKLGTPHDLEIVEALRSVTDATIRVDANCAWTVEQTITNSHALRELGVEFIEQPLPADASPAAQREVFEQSALPVIADESCRTEEDVARCEGLFHGINVKLCKCGGLTPASRMLQQARALGMKTMVGCMIESTVGISAAAQLLPLLDYADFDGANLLAEDVARGVRIHNGEVEFSTVPGNGIELLI